The sequence GGATAGGATAAACAAAAGGTAGAAACCCAATCTCAATTTAACTGGAGGTGAACAACACTATGAAATAATCCGGCTTTTTTTAGAAAGCCCTGAAAAGGGCAACGCTATAGGTGCGTCTTATCTCAGGTGCCCGGAAATCACACGCCTTTCAGATCCTTAATCCCCAAAAAGATATTTTCATATATATGGAAACCCGGCTCATTTGGGCCGGGCTTGTTCAACAATCGGATAAGATCGTGGTTCGTTCCTCACACGATCTATCCTTATTCGGTTAAACGATTCCAGTAAGACAAAACCCCAACCAGAAGCATTGAGCTCGGGTTAGCGTTACACCAAGGGAAGGATGAGACCGGAATAATTACCCGGTTTCACCCGAATCGATGTTAGCAATCGTCAACGCGGCAACCAAATGTGAGATTTTTATGGGATAAGCTCGTCAGAATCTACATCGTGTCCCAAAAATTTACATCAAAGTCTGTGTTCATTCCAGGTAGAATCTAAGGCGTTAAAGGTTAATAAGCGATCAGAGGTGCGAACTATTACTTTCCTTGATGTTACTTTTACCTCCTCTATAGTTTCTCGAACTCGAAGGTGAACTTCAGCAAAAGCCGAAGTTTCTGCTGCCAAACCAAACACAAGACTGGATGTTATAACTACAGCAACATATTTTTCCGCTTTGGCTTTAATTAGCTCATCGTGAATTGGAAGTCGGGTTTCGATAAATTGATTAGACGCTGCATCAAAACCTATAGCACGATCTCCTGTTACCAGTAGGGCAATATATGGCGATAAGGACACAACCCCTTTTTCTGATTCGTCTTTTCTCAAGGGTAATGCTTGCCAAGCATCTGAGGAAGTTGATATTATGAAAAATCTATGATTTGTTAAAAATGCACCTAAATAGCCGCTTGAACCACGCCACAGCACACTCTCTTTTGAGCGAAGATTAGAGGTAATTGTGTTTCCCCCCTCTATTATAGCGACAATTTTGCTATTCGAAACGAATATATCAATTAAATTTTCTATTTCTTCCTCAGCATAAGAGGATAGGGACGATACAAATATAGAAAAACAAATTAGAATAGCAAGGCATTTATGACATTGTAACATGGCTCTCCTCTGGAAATAGTTAATTATTGTTAGGTAGATAACGATATTTCTCTCGAACCGGTGAACAGCGGAATACCTGCCAGATGCGGTAAAGTTAAAGTTGTCAAATAAAGTCGAGTACCAAATCAGGCAAGTGTCAACTCAAGTATGGTTCGGGACAGCTTATTTGAGGGACGGGTGGCCAAAACTCCAAATCTCAAGCTAATCACATCTGCTCCACTGCCCAATTTCTGTCAAAATATCGTCTTCAAAAGTCAGTGGATAGCAACAATGACCTCCTCTTTCACGAATGCGAATGGACCAAAGATCAATCCTTTTTTGAATTGTAATTTTTTCACCACCTTTTTTTTATTAAGTTGCGTCTTTATTTCTTTGGTGTAGGTGCCCTTATTGAGAATGTCTCCGCATTCCCGAAGTTTACTAACAACAGTTGTTTTTGTATCACCGATTGATATAATGTCATTGCCGCAACGAACACCAGCAAATGCTATTCCTCCATAAAACAGATAAAGAAGACAGTGAGATGATAAATATTTTTTTGATGAATAAAGAACGTCGATTATATTGCATAAAATTGCATAAAAAATTCCTTTAAAAATTAAGAACACCGATAAAAGAGAATCAAACGTTTAACATCTCCGACAAAAAAACAAGATTAAACGCCTGTCTTTGATGAATTAAAGAGCTATTTGCAAAATATAGTCCAAAGCTATCATATACCCTACAGATTCAAGTAACATTGGGTCAGAAATGGTACAAGATAGAAAATTAAAAGGTATTTCAGACAAATCCATAAAAAAATGGCGAATGTATCGTAAAATATATTCAAAATAAAAAAAACAAAGACGGGTCGCAAAATTGCACCACGCAGTTTCATCTATGCCTATCTTTTAGTTTTTAATAACTCGCACAAACTCGAATTTAATAAAAGATAGGAGTGATTTCACAGTCATAATGGTATGATCAACCGCTTCCAATGATTTCAGAAAGGTGGAAAATGACAGAAGTAAGGCTCAGTGTATTCTTGCTTTAGAAATATGGCAGACCTTTTTATTGAGTCTCAAAAAATGTTCGTTGATAAAACTGATTTCGACTTTGTTATTCTAAAGGGTATTCCGACCGTTTCCGTGTCTTAAATTCCCGGCTTAAAAAATAATAAAGTGAGCCCGGCTTGAATAATACCGAGCCCATTAACGTATAATCAGCAACTTGCCGACACTTTCATCTAAAACCTATGGTCGACCATTTGATGCGATGGGCATCTGCCCAAGCTGAATGGGCTCAAATCGTTGGAACCGGATATCCCGGACTGTCCGGATATCCGCCCAGAGCAACTTGTAGCCTTTTGTCCATCGATAGGGTTTCATGTGCCGCCGCCAGCGATCAATTTCTCCGGGCTCAGCTTTTCTGGAAGGGCCGACCGTACCGTAGAGCCGAATACAGGGCCAGCAAGGAAAACTTCCTTTCAGCAGAGCTTTGAACCATAAACCAAACCCCATCCGAACGGCACTGATACAGATGTTCGGGTTTGCCTTGAGGTTACGGCTGGTTTTGTCGGGAAATACGTCGCTGTAATATCCGGTACAATCATCGTTGAGGATCAAAGATGCATAGGGCGCCATGTGGGGCTCCCCTTCCGGCGTGGTGGTGGCAAAGGTGTAAAAGCGGCTTGATCGAATGCTCTTGTCAAAATGTTCCATGATTTCCGGCCAGCGGGCTTGAAGTACTGTATCCATAAAAATCTCCTTTGGCTTTAAATTCCGGTTTAACAAACACCTGTTCCCAGTCAGTCACCATTCATATGGATTTCTGAACGATACGCTCACCGCCATCTGGTCAAAAAGGCGAAACAGGCCGTAACGGGTACGCTCCAGAAAAATAAAATCGGGGTTAACGTTGATGTGGCGGTGGAGGCGCTGGCATCGCATCATTAATGCTTTACCCTGGACCATGAAATCCGGGCGGGCATTAAAATTGAACGAGTCTGACTGGTAAAGAGTCCCGAACCAGTTACAAAACTCATCGGACACGGCCCTGATCTCATCAGACGTTTCACTGTCTTGTGCTTGCTGCAGCATCCCGATATCCACCATGACACGGTAATGGGCGGGTTTATCGTCATGGGCGGCCGAGGCCACAAGCTGTCGGTACTGCTCAATAAATTCAGGGCTTAGGTGTTTGATGCAGCCAAAATCCACAAGGCCCACATTGAGATTATCGTCAATGATAAAATTGCCCGGATTCGGGTCGGCATGAATCACATGGCATTCGTACAATGATTTAAGAAAAATGGCGTTGAGGCGCCGGGCGACAATTTGCCGTTCCTTTTGCGTTGGGCCGTCTGTCAGCCAGATATCAAGCGGACGGCCGGGCAGATGAGTCAGGCTCAGTACCGATCCGGTCGTTAGATCCCTGTGGACCTCGGGCAGCCGTACGCCTTCCATATTCAGCCGGTGGTCGAAACAGGTAATATTTTCGGCTTCCTGAAGATAATTGACTTCTTCTTTCAGGCGGGCCGTGACTTCCGTAAGGGCCGGCATTAGCTGATGAGCCGGCACCATTGGCCGAAGCATCTGCCGAACTATGGCCATGTCATTTTCAATGGTATCGGCAATACCCGGATATTGAATTTTAACAGCCAGACACAGGCCGTCTTCAGTCATTGCCCGGTGAACCTGGCCCAGGCTGGCCGCGGCAAACGCCTCCAGGTCAAAGGATTTAAACATCTCTTCCGGCGGGGCCCCCAGTTCATTTTGAATCACTTTTCTGACCAACGCTTTATTGATGGGCGGCACCTGGTGGTAGGCCCGGGACAACTCCTTGCAGACCGCTTCGGGCAGCATATCCGTTTCCAGACTGAGCTGCTGGGCCACTTTAAGGGCAGTGCCTTTGAGGAGCGTTAAGCCGGAAAAAAGGGCGCGGGCACCGGCCTGCTGGGATTTTATCTTTTCAATCTGCTGACGCTGTGAAGACAAAAATGGGCGTTTGGCGTAATATCCGAGCAACGCCCCGCCTGTTTTGGCGGCAGTCTTTCCGCCGGCCAGAGCACGGCCAAGCTTTCCGATGGGGATGCTATTCATCTTTTTGACCTCCCATGAATCGCCGCTTGGGCTTGATGTCGGCTGTTTCTATGGGGGAGAATCGGCTCATGCGGGTCAGCACATGCTGTTTGAACAGAAAAACAGCCATATCAAACAATTTGTTGGCCACCCCGGCTTTCAAGAGGGCGCAGGCCAGATCCAGTCCCTGATCCATAACCACATCCGTGTTTTTAAATGTGTCGGAATCATCGGCCAGCCAGTACAGGACAACGGCAATGTACGCATCAGCGAAAAATTGCCGGGTCAGATCCTGAAAGACCTGGCCCGGAATCTCCCCGGCTTCCTCGGCCGCGGCAAGAATATCATTGACGGCAGTCAGAAGGCCGGATCTCACCTTGCTGAATCGAACAAAATCACCGCTCCCGGCCAGCCAGACCTTTTTAAAGGTGGCCGCCACAAATTCCCGGTCCGGCAGGTAGAGACGAAGGCTGATATCAAACAAAGTCTGAAGCTGCTCCTGAAGGCTGAAGGTGTGAAACGTGTCCATGGTCACAAGCTGGTCTATAACATCGTTAATATGATCCTCATAGTAAGCGAAAAAGATGGCTTCTTTTGTGGGGAAATAGTTGTAAATTGTGGCGTCTGCAACCCCTGCCCTGCGGGCAACCTCCCGCATGGTCACAGAACCTTTGTTTTCAATTACAAGATCAGTCATGGCCCTGATCAGCTTTAGCCGGTTCTCTTTTTTTTGTTCCTGGCTGATTTTCATAATACGATTAATCACCTTTTAAATTAGTTAATTTCAATATTAATGTATATCAATTTTTTATTAAGTCAAGATAGAATTTCCATAACATGGATTTTAAAAAATATGGAAAGGCAGCACCGACAAATCCTTCATGGGCAATACCATAGAGGACTTTCAGATGATTTTAATGAAGCAGTAGAGATTGAATTAAAAAAAGTGCTGTGATATGCCTAATTCAATGCCGATAAAGCAGACAAACATAGTTTGATATTGACCAACTTTTTATGAAAGGTAAATTTTTAATGAAAAAGATATATCCGGTTTTATGCATCACCCTTACAGTGATGCTTTTGCTTTCATCCTGTGCAACGGTTGATAAAACAGAAATAAAAAAGGTTAAAGAAGCGCCGAAAGTCAGCGAAACAATCAAGCAGGAAACAAACGCCGTTAACGACAAAACACGTTTAAAAAGGAAAGTGGCAATAGCAAGATTTTCTAATGAAACAAAATACGGGCAGAGTTTTTTCTTAGATAATAAAAATGACCGTATAGGCAAACAAGCGGTTGATATCTTATCTTCAAAACTTGTTGAAACAGACAAGTTTATACTCATTGAACGGGCTGATCTGGACAAAATCACCAAAGAATTGCAAATGGAGGAGCTGGGCCCGTTAAAAAATATGGCCGATTATCTGATCATCGGATCCGTCACTGAATTTGGCAGAAAAAATCAGGGCAAGGTGGGCATCTTCAGTCGGACCAAACGGCAGATCGCTTTTGCCAAAGTTCATATCCGTTTGATAGACGTAAGAACCGGAAAAATTATTTATTCTGAAGAAGGGGAAGGAGAAGCATCCACGGAATCAGGATCGGTGTTCGGCGTTGGCGAAAGGGCAGGATATGATTCATCAATAAACGACAAGGCGCTTGATGCGGCAATTACAAATTTATCTTCAAATATTATCGAAAACCTTCTGGACCGGCCATGGAGATCCTATATTCTTGGTGCTGAAGAGGACTTGCTGATTATCAGCGGCGGCCCTTCTCAAAAAATAAAAGTGGGGGATATTTTCAGCGTAATAAAAGAAGGGAAAAAAGTTAAAAACCCTCAGACAAATATGATGATTACGCTGCCGGGCAAGACCATAGGAAAAATACAAACCGTCTCTTCTGCAGGGGACACGCCGGAAGCGGAAGTCTCTTTTTGTAAAATTATTGAGGGAGACGTTAACTCATTTATCCGGTCGAATGATTTCGGGTCTTTGTATATCCAAGAATAATAAAAATAGGGAAAAATAAAAATGAGCTATAAAAATATGTTTATATTTTGCGTCGTGGGTGTCCTGGTCTTTTGCGGATGCGGGCTTAACGAAACCGTCACTCAGAAGGAAAAAGTCAGTTATCTGAATTTCACGGGAGATACGGTTGGTGCCGTTGTTCGCATTGATGATTTGGCGCCCATTGTGTTGAACAACGAAGAAAAAAATGTCCACTACGAAATATCTTCAGGGAAACATCATATAATTGTGATTAAAAACGGGGCGCAGGTTGTGAACAGAAAAATACTGTTAGGCAGCGGATCATCAAAGGAAATCAGGATACCATGACAAAAATAATATGGGGTGCAACCTTGGGCTTTTTATGCCTGGCTATGATCGGCTGCGCTGGAAAAGAAATGTACTATTTTGGGGATTATTCCCAAACACTGTATTCTTTGGAAAAAGATCAAAATGAAACCGCCCTGGTCGCACACCAACAGGAATTGGAAAAAATTATTACTGAATCGGACAAACAAAACACGCCTGTCCCTCC is a genomic window of uncultured Desulfobacter sp. containing:
- a CDS encoding pyridoxamine 5'-phosphate oxidase family protein — its product is MDTVLQARWPEIMEHFDKSIRSSRFYTFATTTPEGEPHMAPYASLILNDDCTGYYSDVFPDKTSRNLKANPNICISAVRMGFGLWFKALLKGSFPCWPCIRLYGTVGPSRKAEPGEIDRWRRHMKPYRWTKGYKLLWADIRTVRDIRFQRFEPIQLGQMPIASNGRP
- a CDS encoding AarF/ABC1/UbiB kinase family protein; translation: MNSIPIGKLGRALAGGKTAAKTGGALLGYYAKRPFLSSQRQQIEKIKSQQAGARALFSGLTLLKGTALKVAQQLSLETDMLPEAVCKELSRAYHQVPPINKALVRKVIQNELGAPPEEMFKSFDLEAFAAASLGQVHRAMTEDGLCLAVKIQYPGIADTIENDMAIVRQMLRPMVPAHQLMPALTEVTARLKEEVNYLQEAENITCFDHRLNMEGVRLPEVHRDLTTGSVLSLTHLPGRPLDIWLTDGPTQKERQIVARRLNAIFLKSLYECHVIHADPNPGNFIIDDNLNVGLVDFGCIKHLSPEFIEQYRQLVASAAHDDKPAHYRVMVDIGMLQQAQDSETSDEIRAVSDEFCNWFGTLYQSDSFNFNARPDFMVQGKALMMRCQRLHRHINVNPDFIFLERTRYGLFRLFDQMAVSVSFRNPYEW
- a CDS encoding TetR family transcriptional regulator produces the protein MKISQEQKKENRLKLIRAMTDLVIENKGSVTMREVARRAGVADATIYNYFPTKEAIFFAYYEDHINDVIDQLVTMDTFHTFSLQEQLQTLFDISLRLYLPDREFVAATFKKVWLAGSGDFVRFSKVRSGLLTAVNDILAAAEEAGEIPGQVFQDLTRQFFADAYIAVVLYWLADDSDTFKNTDVVMDQGLDLACALLKAGVANKLFDMAVFLFKQHVLTRMSRFSPIETADIKPKRRFMGGQKDE
- a CDS encoding CsgG/HfaB family protein, whose amino-acid sequence is MKKIYPVLCITLTVMLLLSSCATVDKTEIKKVKEAPKVSETIKQETNAVNDKTRLKRKVAIARFSNETKYGQSFFLDNKNDRIGKQAVDILSSKLVETDKFILIERADLDKITKELQMEELGPLKNMADYLIIGSVTEFGRKNQGKVGIFSRTKRQIAFAKVHIRLIDVRTGKIIYSEEGEGEASTESGSVFGVGERAGYDSSINDKALDAAITNLSSNIIENLLDRPWRSYILGAEEDLLIISGGPSQKIKVGDIFSVIKEGKKVKNPQTNMMITLPGKTIGKIQTVSSAGDTPEAEVSFCKIIEGDVNSFIRSNDFGSLYIQE